Proteins found in one Panthera tigris isolate Pti1 chromosome B3, P.tigris_Pti1_mat1.1, whole genome shotgun sequence genomic segment:
- the KLHDC1 gene encoding kelch domain-containing protein 1 isoform X1, with translation MADSQPFCVAEERSGHCAVVDGNFLYVWGGYVSIEDNEVYLPNDEIWTYDIDSGLWTMHLMEGELPTSMSGSCGVCINGKLYVFGGYDDKGYSNRLYFVNLRTRDGTYVWEKITNFEGQPPTPRDKLSCWVYKDRLIYFGGYGCRRHSELQDCFDVHDASWEEQIFWGWHNDVHIFDTKTRSWFQPEIKGGVPPQPRAAHTCAVLGNKGYIFGGRVLQTRMNDLHCLNLDTWTWSGRIPVNGETPKHRSWHTLTPIADDKLFLFGGLSADNIPLSDGWIYNVITNCWKQLTHLPKTRPRLWHTACLGKENEIMVFGGSKDDLLSLDTGHCNDLLIFQTQPYSLLRSCLDCIGKNAIILESQISLLPPKLLQQVLKKITFWTAANHREEQRIQKEETENKYQWISSN, from the exons TCAATTGAAGACAATGAAGTATATTTGCCTAATGATGAAATTTGGACCTATGATATTGATAGTGGGTTGTg GACCATGCACCTCATGGAAGGAGAACTCCCTACCTCCATGTCAGGAAGTTGTGGTGTTTGCATTAATGGAAAGCTGTACGTTTTTGGAGGATATGATGACAAAGGATACAGCAATCga ctttattttgttaatttgcgAACAAGAGATGGAACCTACGTTTGGGAAAAAATCACCAATTTTGAAGGACAACCACCCACACCACGTGATAAACTTTCTTGCTGGGTATATAAAGACAG ATTAATATATTTTGGTGGCTATGGGTGTAGGAGACACAGTGAACTCCAGGACTGTTTTGATGTTCATGATGCATCTTGG GAAGAACAGATATTCTGGGGGTGGCATAATGATGTTCATATATTTGATACAAAGACACGGAGTTGGTTTCAACCAGAAATTAAA GGTGGAGTCCCACCGCAGCCGCGAGCCGCGCACACGTGTGCAGTTCTTGGAAATAAGGGCTATATCTTTGGCGGACGTGTTTTG CAAACTAGGATGAATGATTTACACTGTCTGAACTTAGATACCTGGACTTGGTCTGGAAG GATTCCTGTTAATGGAGAAACCCCCAAACATCGGTCATGGCATACTTTAACACCAATAGCTGATGATAAACTTTTTCTATTTGGTGGACTAAGTGCAGACAATATTCCATTAA GTGATGGTTGGATTTATAATGTCATAACAAATTGTTGGAAACAACTTACACACTTACCTAAAACAAGACCCAG GTTATGGCATACAGCctgtttggggaaagaaaatgaaataatggtaTTTGGTGGGAGCAAAGATGATTTACTTTCCTTGGATACA gGCCACTGTAATGATTTACTGATCTTTCAAACACAGCCCTATTCACTACTCAG gTCATGCCTAGACTGCATTGgtaaaaatgctataattttaGAAAGTCAGATATCTTTATTACCTCCTAAACTTCTGCAACAAGTGctcaaaaaaataacattctggACTGCAGCTAATCACCGAGAAGAACAAAGAatccaaaaagaagaaactgaaaataagtaTCAGTGGATCAGTAGCAATTAA
- the KLHDC1 gene encoding kelch domain-containing protein 1 isoform X2, producing the protein MHLMEGELPTSMSGSCGVCINGKLYVFGGYDDKGYSNRLYFVNLRTRDGTYVWEKITNFEGQPPTPRDKLSCWVYKDRLIYFGGYGCRRHSELQDCFDVHDASWEEQIFWGWHNDVHIFDTKTRSWFQPEIKGGVPPQPRAAHTCAVLGNKGYIFGGRVLQTRMNDLHCLNLDTWTWSGRIPVNGETPKHRSWHTLTPIADDKLFLFGGLSADNIPLSDGWIYNVITNCWKQLTHLPKTRPRLWHTACLGKENEIMVFGGSKDDLLSLDTGHCNDLLIFQTQPYSLLRSCLDCIGKNAIILESQISLLPPKLLQQVLKKITFWTAANHREEQRIQKEETENKYQWISSN; encoded by the exons ATGCACCTCATGGAAGGAGAACTCCCTACCTCCATGTCAGGAAGTTGTGGTGTTTGCATTAATGGAAAGCTGTACGTTTTTGGAGGATATGATGACAAAGGATACAGCAATCga ctttattttgttaatttgcgAACAAGAGATGGAACCTACGTTTGGGAAAAAATCACCAATTTTGAAGGACAACCACCCACACCACGTGATAAACTTTCTTGCTGGGTATATAAAGACAG ATTAATATATTTTGGTGGCTATGGGTGTAGGAGACACAGTGAACTCCAGGACTGTTTTGATGTTCATGATGCATCTTGG GAAGAACAGATATTCTGGGGGTGGCATAATGATGTTCATATATTTGATACAAAGACACGGAGTTGGTTTCAACCAGAAATTAAA GGTGGAGTCCCACCGCAGCCGCGAGCCGCGCACACGTGTGCAGTTCTTGGAAATAAGGGCTATATCTTTGGCGGACGTGTTTTG CAAACTAGGATGAATGATTTACACTGTCTGAACTTAGATACCTGGACTTGGTCTGGAAG GATTCCTGTTAATGGAGAAACCCCCAAACATCGGTCATGGCATACTTTAACACCAATAGCTGATGATAAACTTTTTCTATTTGGTGGACTAAGTGCAGACAATATTCCATTAA GTGATGGTTGGATTTATAATGTCATAACAAATTGTTGGAAACAACTTACACACTTACCTAAAACAAGACCCAG GTTATGGCATACAGCctgtttggggaaagaaaatgaaataatggtaTTTGGTGGGAGCAAAGATGATTTACTTTCCTTGGATACA gGCCACTGTAATGATTTACTGATCTTTCAAACACAGCCCTATTCACTACTCAG gTCATGCCTAGACTGCATTGgtaaaaatgctataattttaGAAAGTCAGATATCTTTATTACCTCCTAAACTTCTGCAACAAGTGctcaaaaaaataacattctggACTGCAGCTAATCACCGAGAAGAACAAAGAatccaaaaagaagaaactgaaaataagtaTCAGTGGATCAGTAGCAATTAA